The Chitinophaga caeni genome segment CGAGGGCATACTGTTGTTATTACAATCTTACCCCGGGTTAAAGGATGTATTATTTGATTTTTCCGATCCGTTCAAAATCGATTTAGAAGCATTCATGATGCAGAATTATCACTTTAACGTGAACTTGGATCGTTTTGCTTATCTGACGGGTAGGAGCTTAGCTACGTTTAAAAGGGATTTCTCGAAAATCTTTCATAGCCCTCCCCGGAAATGGTTGCAACAAAAAAGATTGGAAGAGGCATATTACTTGCTTACAAAAAAGGGTAAATCATCCTCTGACATTTATTTAGACCTCGGTTTCGAAGATCTTACCCATTTTTCTCATGCCTTCAAGAAATATTACGGGTACTCCCCTAAAAATATTCAATAGGGGGAGATAGTAGCAATAATTAAAGCAGGCCGGGTAGACCTGCTTTAATTATTTATGCCTTTGTCCGGCTTATGCTGATGGAATAAAATTATTGTCCCGAGCAGACTTTGTCAAGATGGTTCAAACCTCGCTCGATGTAGGGGCCGTATAAACGATCCATCACGAACCCGCGGATTTTCCACCAGGGCAATAAGCCTACGTGCATTTCCAACACCCAGCGGATCGCCGTTCCTTTTTGATCTACAGTAGGTTTAATTTGTATAATACCCTTCATCGGCTTGCGTCCTTCGAAAGTAACACCGTATTCCAATTCCGTAGCGGTACTTTTCGTGATGGTTACTTTACCCATTTCACCATTTGCGGGATTCTTGTATTCAAAATGCGCACCGACGCCCTTGCTGGGTGCTGACATACTGATTAATTCCAGGCCGGATTTTTCATCGAACCCCGGGCTCCAGGGATTCCAATTATGCCAGTTTTTAAGATCCGATACTTGTTCCATAACTACGTTCATCGGGGCATTGATGCTTCCCGATCTTTCTGAACTAGCCGTGGACGGAAATAGCAGGGATATTAAAAATAGCAGTATCCCGAAAATTAATAAGCTGGAAATGAATAGTTTAATGATTCGCATATAGTGGTAATAATTCTAACTTGTTGTAACTTCTTCTAAACGTTGTAAGCCTTTTTCGAAATCCGGGCCAACGAATTTATCCATCATCCTACCGAAGATGCGGCTAACCGGGTTTTGCCCGAGATTGGATTCAAGTGTCCAGGTAACGCGCGTTTTAACCTGGTTGCCTTCCATGGCTTCTAGCCTGAACATACTTTTGGATTCCCGGCGTCCCACGAATTTTACTTGGGTGATAATCAACGTGTAAGGTTTGGATTCCAGGATGGTAACCGATCCTTTCCCAACATGCTGGTTTTTACTTTCCCAGGTATAATGCGCCCCGGCTCCATGTGATATTTCGCTGAACTTGGTGAGCATACCCGGATCCAGCGCGAACCATGGGCTCCATGAAGGCCAGGATTTAAGGTCGTTTATCTTCTCGAATAACTGTTCTTGTGAGGAGGGGATGGTACGGCTTCGTTCTACTTTCACGAGGTTCGGGAGGAACATCGCGTAAATAAATAAACCTAATATTACTAGGAGTAAGGCGCCCAGTAAAATATATAAGCCTTGCATAGATAGAATTTTTAGGTTTACCTCGATAAAGGCAAAATGCACCCGGTTGCCGGGTAAAAGTTAAGCTATTCTTTTGAATTTACATTTTATTCCCAGCGGAATACTTTCACGGCGATACCGTAAGCGATGCATCCCCAAAGTAATAAAACCCCGATTTGTGGCCAAACATCCCAGATATGCAAGCCCTCGAATGCCACTTGCCGCATCGCATCGTTGAGGTAAGTCAGGGGCATCGCCTTACATACCGGTTGTAACCAATTGGGAAAATCCTCGACAGGGAAGAAGGTGCCTGCCAATAAAAACTGGGGTAGGGTAACGATATTAGCAAAGGGTGGTATCGTGCTCTCGTTTTTCGCTATTCCACTTACAATAAACCCGAATCCCATGAAAACGAGCAAACCCAGGACCGATAAAAACAACATCTCCAAAAAGGTGGCAAAGCCGTGGATGAGCGTAAAGCCAAACCCGAAATAACCGATCCCGATGATGATAATTGATCCGAATAATTGGAATACCAAGCGGCTCAAGCCTTCACCTAGTATAATGTACGACCGTTTAATAGGCGTAGCAAAGAATCTTTTTAAAACCAGTGTTTGCCTTAGGCTGAAGAATAAAAAGGCCGTCCCGAAAACCGCCGCACTTAAAAGGGAAAAACCCAGTTGACCCGGTAAAATGAAATCGATGGTCTTATACTTTCTCCCCGGAACCGTGATCGATTCAATTTTGGCTATAGAAGGCCTCGGATGGGTAGAAAGGTCTATTTTATTTATGGTTTCAGCAAGCTCGGTCATGAAAAAGGTATAGCTGGCCCCGGCTGCTGTAGAGGTTTTGACATGTACTTTATAAGTACCACTGTCGGACTTGGCATCAATTTTCATAATGGCGGCAATCTTACCTCTCTGGAGATCAGCTTCCAGCTGGTCAGCCGGCTTCCCGGTGAGCAGCTTCATCGTTTTATTTCTCAGCAAACCCATGTAAACAGGGTTTTCTAAATTAGAAGTAGCATCGATACCCACTTTTACCGAACTGGACTTACCGCCGATAAAGCCAAAAACCAAGATGAACACCAAAGGGAAAGCCAAGCTGAATACCACGGCGGAAGGACTCCTAAAGATGGCCCTGATGCTTGCCTTCGATATCGCCAACATTGCTTTCCATTGGCTGTAATTTTCTGCCATACATTATTTTTTCAAAACGGCGTAAAACTACTATTGTTTTAAGCATTTACATAATTAAAATCTGCTGAAAAAGTTGTTTTGGCGCCTATTTATGATCATTTTGTCATTATGGCGCCTTGCGCTAATTCAGACACCAGGTCCAGGATGGCTTGGTATACTTTGCCGAGTTGCTCGTTGGTGATACAATAAGGGGGCAAGATATACAATGTATTTCCCAATGGGCGTAGCATGATACGTTTATTTTTAAAATAAGTATGTAATAAGTTAGCCAAGCCGTTGATGTAATTATCTTCCCCGGGGCTCACGACCTCGAAGGCCATAATTGTTCCCAGCATACGTACCTGCTTAACCTCATTGCATTGCTCTAACCTGGTCTTGAAGTTGAGATGCTGCTGTTGTATCCTGAGCCTGTTTTCCCGGCAAGCCGGTTCCAAAAATATATCCAGGCTGGCTAAAGCAACGCTACAGGCCAGGGGATTTGCAGTGAAAGAATGCCCGTGGAACAAGGTTTTTAAGGCATCGTCTGAAAGGAAGGCCCCATAAACGGCCTGGGTGCATGTCGTGACACCCAGCGCCATCGCCCCTCCGGTAAGTCCTTTTGAAAGGCAAACGATATCCGGTTCCGTGCGCATATACTCGCTGGCGAAGTTTCTACCGGTTCTTCCGAACCCGGTCATGATTTCATCGGCAATGAGCAGTAGACCTTGCTCTTTGCAAATAGTTAACAGCTCGTCCATCAGAGAAGCGCTATACATTAGCATTCCTCCCGCACCTTGAACCAGCGGTTCGTAGATAAAAGCGATGCTTTGCCCGGCAAGTTCTTTTACCTGTTGTTTTAGCCCGGCGATATTCCCGTGATTGGGAGTATCGATAAATATGACATCGAATAAATAAGGGTCGAAAGCCTTGGTGAAAACGCTACGGGCACTTACGCTCATGGCGCCGAAAGTATCGCCGTGATAAGCATGGTGGAAAGCAATAATTTTATTACGTTTTTGCCCGGTATTATTCCAGTATTGAATCGCCATCTTGATCGCCACTTCTACCGCTGTAGAGCCATTATCCGAATAAAATACCCTTGCCTGTTGGCCAG includes the following:
- the bioA gene encoding adenosylmethionine--8-amino-7-oxononanoate transaminase is translated as MNKSLSQRDQAVIWHPYTQHQTAPAPIGITRGEGALLFDEAGNEYIDATSSWWVNIHGHSHPHIAKKLAGQANTLQHCIFAGYTHEPAVQLAERLLPILPGQQARVFYSDNGSTAVEVAIKMAIQYWNNTGQKRNKIIAFHHAYHGDTFGAMSVSARSVFTKAFDPYLFDVIFIDTPNHGNIAGLKQQVKELAGQSIAFIYEPLVQGAGGMLMYSASLMDELLTICKEQGLLLIADEIMTGFGRTGRNFASEYMRTEPDIVCLSKGLTGGAMALGVTTCTQAVYGAFLSDDALKTLFHGHSFTANPLACSVALASLDIFLEPACRENRLRIQQQHLNFKTRLEQCNEVKQVRMLGTIMAFEVVSPGEDNYINGLANLLHTYFKNKRIMLRPLGNTLYILPPYCITNEQLGKVYQAILDLVSELAQGAIMTK
- a CDS encoding ABC transporter permease, producing the protein MAENYSQWKAMLAISKASIRAIFRSPSAVVFSLAFPLVFILVFGFIGGKSSSVKVGIDATSNLENPVYMGLLRNKTMKLLTGKPADQLEADLQRGKIAAIMKIDAKSDSGTYKVHVKTSTAAGASYTFFMTELAETINKIDLSTHPRPSIAKIESITVPGRKYKTIDFILPGQLGFSLLSAAVFGTAFLFFSLRQTLVLKRFFATPIKRSYIILGEGLSRLVFQLFGSIIIIGIGYFGFGFTLIHGFATFLEMLFLSVLGLLVFMGFGFIVSGIAKNESTIPPFANIVTLPQFLLAGTFFPVEDFPNWLQPVCKAMPLTYLNDAMRQVAFEGLHIWDVWPQIGVLLLWGCIAYGIAVKVFRWE
- a CDS encoding SRPBCC family protein, with product MRIIKLFISSLLIFGILLFLISLLFPSTASSERSGSINAPMNVVMEQVSDLKNWHNWNPWSPGFDEKSGLELISMSAPSKGVGAHFEYKNPANGEMGKVTITKSTATELEYGVTFEGRKPMKGIIQIKPTVDQKGTAIRWVLEMHVGLLPWWKIRGFVMDRLYGPYIERGLNHLDKVCSGQ
- a CDS encoding SRPBCC family protein yields the protein MQGLYILLGALLLVILGLFIYAMFLPNLVKVERSRTIPSSQEQLFEKINDLKSWPSWSPWFALDPGMLTKFSEISHGAGAHYTWESKNQHVGKGSVTILESKPYTLIITQVKFVGRRESKSMFRLEAMEGNQVKTRVTWTLESNLGQNPVSRIFGRMMDKFVGPDFEKGLQRLEEVTTS